From the Salvelinus sp. IW2-2015 unplaced genomic scaffold, ASM291031v2 Un_scaffold437, whole genome shotgun sequence genome, one window contains:
- the LOC112068324 gene encoding LOW QUALITY PROTEIN: biotinidase (The sequence of the model RefSeq protein was modified relative to this genomic sequence to represent the inferred CDS: inserted 2 bases in 2 codons; substituted 2 bases at 2 genomic stop codons), which yields MSPVTLTRAGDRTEGTPGPSYVAAVYEHQVILNPEPHVPLSLAATLEHMRNLKDQEEQAARPAEQGAQIIVFPEDGIHGFNFSRLSISGYLETIPDPLTEDWNPCTQPDRHNNTEVLQSLSCMARRHQLYLVANMPDLQPCPLTSHPTCPPDGRWQFNTDVVFRSDGSLVARYHKQNLFFEKEFDTPPRLEVVTFDTPFAGQFGVFTCFDILFHRPTVQTTGEDTHYGCKXIHQKSXCLSSLSQGIRQMIFPTAWMNLLPLLTAVQIXRAVSLGANVTLWLGLTSGMTGSGIFTPSTSIYHPRLPPPGKPEEGKLRGVEXYLYDSDWLATQKQAKRQGETGGKGEAKGQGRQEWVNLPLPQCVVPVRGSEVSSCGKGVEGAESRVDFRLEGKYGTSYVYPLLLGSGMVVDRPN from the exons ATGTCCCCGGTAACTTTAACCCGGGCTGGGGACAGGACAGAGGGGACTCCCGGTCCATCTTACGTGGCTGCAGTCTACGAGCATCAGGTGATTCTGAACCCAGAGCCGCACGTGCCTCTGTCCCTAGCCGCGACGCTCGAGCACATGAGGAACCTGAAGGACCAAGAGGAGCAGGCCGCGCGGCCAGCGGAACAG GGGGCTCAGATCATAGTATTTCCAGAGGACGGTATCCATGGGTTCAACTTCAGTCGTCTGTCCATCTCTGGTTACCTAGAGACCATCCCTGACCCACTGACGGAGGACTGGAACCCCTGTACACAGCCTGACAGACACAATAACACTGAG GTCCTCCAGAGTTTGAGCTGCATGGCTCGACGTCACCAACTATACCTGGTGGCCAACATGCCTGACCTCCAGCCCTGCCCTCTGACCTCTCACCCCACCTGCCCCCCCGACGGGCGCTGGCAGTTCAACACTGATGTAGTCTTCAGG TCTGATGGTTCCCTGGTGGCTCGCTACCACAAACAAAACCTGTTCTTCGAAAAGGAATTCGATACCCCGCCCAGACTAGAGGTGGTGACCTTTGACACGCCGTTCGCCGGACAGTTTGGAGTGTTCACCTGCTTTGACATCCTGTTTCACCGACCTACTGTCCAGACTACTGGAGAAGATACACATTATGGATGCAAATGAATTCATCAAAAGTCTTAATGTTTGTCTTCCCTCTCTCAGGGTATCAGACAGATGATCTTCCCCACGGCCTGGATGAATCTGCTTCCTCTACTAACAGCGGTTCAGA CAAGAGCGGTCAGTCTGGGAGCTAACGTCACTCTCTGGCTGGGGCTAACCTCAGGCATGACGGGCAGCGGCATCTTCACCCCTAGTACTTCCATCTATCACCCACGCCTTCCACCACCTGGGAAGCCAGAGGAGGGGAAGCTGCGTGGTGTTG GATACCTGTACGACAGTGACTGGCTGGCAACACAGAAGCAGGCAAagaggcagggggagacaggAGGAAAGGGTGAGGCAAAGGGGCAGGGGAGACAGGAGTGGGTGAACCTCCCTCTGCCGCa gtgtGTTGTTCCGGTGCGCGGGTCGGAGGTCAGCTCCTGTGGAAAGGGAGTGGAGGGAGCAGAGTCTAGAGTGGACTTCCGGTTGGAGGGGAAGTACGGAACGAGTTACGTTTACCCGTTGTTGCTAGGTAGCGGCATGGTTGTAGATCGACCCAACTGA